The Cucurbita pepo subsp. pepo cultivar mu-cu-16 chromosome LG18, ASM280686v2, whole genome shotgun sequence nucleotide sequence GGGAATTTGTCGGGAAACAGAGATTATTGATTTGGGGTTGAAACACAAATTCATCTCGAAGGCTGGTTCGAACTACAGTTTCAATGGTCAGAGTTTCCGTGGAAAAGATGCCCTAAAAAGGTTTCTAAATGAGCATGAAAGTGCTAGGgaagaatttattattaagCTCAGGGAGAAGCTACTTTGTGTGGAGAAAAGCGAGGAAGCTCATGCTGTGGAAGAAGATTTTGCGATTGTATGATGGGAAGATGAGCATGTTTGAAAGAACTTTCTAATGGCTTAAAAAGTATGCTTAAgtgaaaaatgtatttttaagcCCTAAAAAAGTCATTCCAAATAGGTGAAAGAATCATTGATGATAGTTGCATTGCGACCGGATGCAAAATCGATTTCTTTGGGGTTGTTTTCCTGAGTTACTATGCAAATTGGAAAGGCTTTTGAAATGTTGTTATTGAACTTATTTGACACATATTAGTGATGGTGATCGGAGGTCCAATGTTTAACATCATATGCTTTATTTGGAGTCAAAAGAAACAGATTATCATATTACATGATAATCTCTTAAGGCAATTATGTAAGAAAACTAATCTCTCATGCTTTTGCTAGCAAGGCCGCCCGTTTTGTACAGTAAAGAGGTGACGTCTTGGCCTCTCGGGATGCAGCTGGGATGTTTCAAGGATGCTGGTTGAATTCAAAGGTAATGCTGCTAATCattattagataatttttaaatagatttATCTTCGtaattagataatttttttgcattatataatatatttagacCCAAACTTTTAACCTCAAAATAGAAAGCTTTGACTATTATCACAAAAAGCTGTGCTGTGCTTCTATTTAGTTTCTACATTGCTAAAATGTTTGCGTGGCATGCTATTGAATTCATCTTTAAGTTTGAATTGGATAATCTAATGAACATGTCTgattaatactttatttaccATAGTGaggtaaaaatgtaaataaagtttagagataattatttttttcctaaaaagtGGAGTAATTAGATGGATATTATAGATATGCTTCGTGATTAAATATAGAACTTAATTTTCCCCTTGACTTCTAATTTTGTGCTTGTTTGGAATGGATTTTCTTTCTTGCGCATATTGATTTGACTATACAACTCATGttgtgtttaaaaataattggtaaAGATGTATTGTCATATTAAGAAGCAACTcgtgaattaaaaaaatagttgattTATGCtttaaaactcaaatttgcatgatgTGAAAGTGGATAATGGGCTCTAGACTTGTTCATGTTAGTAGGCCTGCTAGCCCCGACACCATTCCAAAGCTCCTAAGAAATTCAGGAGGACCCATCTGGTCAATAAACCtaacaaatttcattcaaGTTGTGAATACAAGGGATAATAGTAAAGTAATCCCACTTCCATTAACCCAAATTTCTGACCAACTATCTTATTTGTCGCCTCAGTCAATTCAAAAACCCAAAACCTACTACTTGGTACAGTCGACCACATCACCGTTTCTTTAAACCAAGTTGATccttagaataaaataattggagCTGATCTCACCAAAACAGCGTCACAACCCCAATTCTCTAATCATGTTCAGGCCCCTTCTTGGTCCTGTCTACAATTAGATATCTATTATCTATACAATTCTAATGTTAAATCTAGGCTTCTTAGTCAAACGCTCCTTTagtatttttagatttaatttaaaatataattttttaaaatataatttttctttgttctttattcattattttttgtataaaGTTTGGGTAACGATTGTGCAGAAAATAGTTcatatcaaatattatttggAAGGTTCATAGGAAGTTACGTTCATATTCAAGAGTATATATCTCATCGTATGATGACACTTATTGCAATTGATAAATCGACAGTCAATACTGCCGTCTCCAAGCCTTTTCTGACTCGCCCATGAGAAATAGTTAAAAGATTAAGATCAGAACTTGCAGCCAAGATGAAAGCACAACcccattaattaaaaaggcTGTTCAATAATGTTGTCCATTGAGTCtgtggaaagcccaaaaagccGAACAGGTAAAAGATTCAGTCTTGCATTGGTAGGTGGATCTTGAAAGAGGAATATTGACGATGATACTCCCTTAAAAGTTGCAGTCAATTTGGGCGACGGCTACTTTTGGAAACTCAACTGTCTTGTAGCATCCAGAACCTTAGCTTTCTAAATACGTAAATATGCTAAGAAGTATATATACTTTAGTTTGGCGTGTTGGACACTTGGACTCTCCGACACATTTTGGATGTTGTGAGCCCAATAAATGTGTTGGACACTTGTTGTACATAACCAATATAGATAGAACATCTGTTAGATTGGTATTTAACGCTAACACATAGTAATATaggataaaaaaaaggaggggAGCGAAAAATGCATAAATTATTGACtcagaattttcttttggtgtaaaaatgatatatactTTTACAAATTCAATTCTAATAAACATATTATCGTTATGTGACTCATGTCTGTGGCCtagattttttataaaagtaacGTGTCGTGTCATGTCATGTCGTCTTTGTGTGGTGTACTTGTATCCATGCTTCTTTGTAAATATGCAATTCATTGATCTACCTTAATTAGTTACAATTCGGgtctttattttgtgttttttttagcaCTTTGAACATATTGATTTAGTCTTTGATATTCATCTGAAAGTAAAGTGATTGTTGTGGATATGATATAGCCTCATATCGATTAGAAGACTCACAGATTTCTGTGATTGAATTTAGATAAATGATGTGCTTGAGAGAAGAGAAATAGACATAGGTATAAGGAGGCTTCAACGAGATGAGAGGTCTAATTGTCTCAAGAGGGCTGTTTGGAAGttagagaaaattgaaagtataGCGAAACTTATGTTTTCAAGAAGCTTTTTGGCTTATAGGAGTCAAGATCAAATATTAATACTGTTGTGAAGATACAATGAAGAAGTTTGCTGTCTTAACATCATGTAAATGGTTCTTGATATTGAGAACAAAACTTGCCAGACTATCCTAAGCAAGGagatagaaaaacaaaaggaacaaTAAAACCACTAATCTAtatctcattaaaaaaataataatataatacaataaatataggGGGGGAAAAAACTAGTGGTGGAGATCAACTGAGCAGTTGACCAATTCGAGATAGTGATTGGTTCTGTTGTCACCGAGCCAGGTCAGATACAACCCTTTCCACTGCTTCCCGGAAGGCAGACTCGTCCCATTCATTCTCCTAATTcaataaggaaaaagaaaagtaagaaaagTAGAAATTTTAAGACAAagtttttcgtttttctctttATCTGACTTCATTTATCTACCTGCTCTTTTACCCCCACTTTCCTTCCCATTTCCTAATGGATATTATCTttctaaatgaaaaatgattaGATAAATTAATTGCACTTTCCTACTCACTTTCTTAATTGACAACTTTGTTACAGGAAGCATCTCTGACTCTGAGGTTGTCCTACTTGTAATAATAGTATgaagaatatgttttttatttgatgcTTTTTGATTAATGATAGAATGGATTATCATTCTGATGTGATGCAGGGGTTTGGATTATTGTGGATGTATTGATTGATTTTCTGTCACTTAGGATTTCATCAAGTTTGCTTATTTTTGTTGCAGAAACTAAGTATTAATTAATGCCTAATTACCTCAATgattaatctcaaatttaggTGGTTAGTAGAACTTGAAGGTGTTAACTGGGTGTTGCCTTCCATGGATACAACTCTCACATTGTTAAGCGGCTTCAAGAACTCAAGAACTCCAATGACCATGTCTGTCAATGGAGATTCTCCTCTAGTTGTTATATGCAAATCTATAATTTGGCCTTCTGATGTCGACTCTGAAACTTGTGAAATTCCAACTCTGAATCTTTCTTCTTGGGGAAAAAcacttgtttcttcttcttttgcacTTTGCAAAAGCTGTGCTTCCAATTGTTGATTCCTTCGACTAAGCTCAGCCACTTGAGCTTTCAAAGAACTCATATACTCCCTTGTAGTTGTTAGCACTGATCCTTTGTCTTTCTGCATTATACAAATTCCATTATTCAAACTGAAATTGTCTAACAAATGTGAGGATGAGTGACTTTCTAAGCGTTTTTAAGTAATTGTAAAGATTTTCAGGCAAAAGATTGAACCTTAGTTCCTGGAGGGAGTAGAGATTTCAATGCTTGAAAGCTGTCATTGAGCTTCTCCCTCCGCCGCCGCTCTGATATCACATGGTGTAGTTGTGAGCTCGTTGGTCGACTTGTCGTTGGCATGCGCTCCCGAAGCCTCATGAGATTCAAGTTTCTCATGAAAGCTAATGATCTCTTGAGCAAGCTTTGCCTGGTGCTCATGTTTTGATTCAACCGTGCCGTAGTCGGGGTTAGTACTCTAGCATATTTCTTGAATGCACTGGCTTTTACATTCAAATGGTAGCTTGGAGTAATCATCCCCTCTAAAGTCTTATGCATAGAGGAGGAAGATGAACCGGCTGGCGAAGACAGAACAGCTAGAATGGTTCTTGTCATGGCTTCATCTAAGGCCTCTGGCGTGGGGAACTGAAGGTTTCTTGCTTGGGCAAAAATGGAGTCCATGGAGTGCTGATGCTGGCTTGGCAGAATGGGAATGTCAGCTGTGAAGGGCTCTGTAATATGGGGAGTGGTTTGAATTGCATTAAGCAGAAGAGAAGAGCACTCTGCAGGGCTGTCCATTGACTGTGATCTCAAGGAAGAAGTAGAAGATGAAAGCTGGTTCGGGTTCGGGTTCGGGTTCGGGTTTGGGATTGGGCTCAGACTCGGGCTCGGGAtcaattttagttttgttgCTGGCTGAGGAAGCTCCAAAGGAATCTTGGGACCAACAACATCACCAGGTAACAAGTTGTTTATTATCATCTGCATGTCAACCTGAACTGATAATCATTAGTTTAAGCTTTTGAATATGGTAGAGATCTCAAAAGGCTTTATTCTTTTCACCTGAGAAACATTAGAGAAACCGAGCTCAATTTCTCCATTGATGCTCCCCAAAAAGATCGAAGCCTGTAATAATAATCATCTCCCAAATGTTAGGCTGAAAATTTAGACGTTAAAAGTAATCAATGAAATCATTCCCATAGGATGTAAGGACCAACCTGAATCCTTGCTGCCTGAACAAACAAAACCAGAAAAAAAGACATAAGATTTAACAATGTTTGAAGTAAACCAAAACACTAATCTCTTGAACTTATGAACTTACGAGATAAAACTGTCTCTGTATATCAGCAGAGGCATAAGTTTGAAGCTGGGAATCCTCCAACTTCAGACAAGGATCATTGTGCTTGTGTGCTAGTCCTGGAACAagcctatatatatatgcataaaACAAAGCCACTTATATAACAAAACTAGCTCcattttacataaaaaaaacccaaacaaAAGAATGTAAATTAATTACCCATCTTCAACACTGAATTCTAGTTGCCTATATTCCTCAAAAAGCAGCTGAGCCAAACTCCCAGCAGATGAAGAACATGTCTGTACTTCAATCTCCTGTACGCATAAGCCATCCAAAAACCTCAAGCAGCTGCATGTCATGTCCATAAAACAACCAAAACGCATCAGCACAAAATGACCAAAACCcagaagaaaatacaaaagggaaagaagagGTAGAGAGATCAGAGACTTGGATGGTTGAGGTAAATAAGACCAGAGGCAAATGTAAGTGCAGCCAAAAGAGTGCATTAGAGTTTGGAGAAAGCTATGGCGATGGCTTTCATGGAGGTGGAATGCGATCTCCATAATAAGAGGCTATGTTATGGAAAACTGATGAATGGacagagggagagagagagagggagagaagaaTGGGAATTCTAATTTAAACCAGCATGCTTGGTTTCTTCCCTTTGTTGCATAAAATCCCATTtgatcttcatcttcataaGGTCTCTACACGTGAAACCAGACATTTCCAAGTCTGTATGTATGAAACTTTCTGGAAGGTTTGATGTGAAAAAGGAGAATAATATTAGAAGCTTGGGAGGAGGTATAGCTTTTGGTAGCCATAAATGGGAAGCCAGAATGGTGTGGCTTTAAAATAAGGGttcagaagagagagagagagagagagagagagaaggggaCCGGACCCAACAGATTTAATGGAGAGATGTGGGGGCTTTTGATTGAAAAGTAATAGAGGTTGAAGGCAAAGATTGAGAGAAATATAAAGTGACCTTTTCAAGAATGGAATGCTAAGATTAAGATATGAGCTGAGAGAAtatagatttgattatttCAAGCTCGGAAAAGTAGTAGGTCAAAGTCCTCCCTTTGAAGggtttttaaataatactcTAACCATTTGTCCTTTTCATTaactcattatttttttttctttattttaattttatgtccaattaatttatttatttttatttaatttatttatctattattttcgggttattacaataataaaaattatgtgaGTAANttagaaatttattagatacaaaattaataattaatcgagaaacttataattattttttttttataattattttattttgacatctaaagttttcattttttatgaaaaaaaaaaaaaagtagatattataataaatatttattaaaaatttaacacccaaatagaattcaaatttattttgatttaattttgtcaCTTGCCTTATGTTTGACcaatttatgatatatttttattttattttattttagtcctAGCAAGTATTGCcaggatttttattttagaacaAGCTAATTGTcatattttaaagtaaagtaattaaatttatatgtataatttttttagtacaataaatttaaaatttcaatttgagaaaaaagtGCATATCGTGCTCAATATAATGAAATGgaataacaattttataattgacTTTAAATTGTAagtattcaattttatttatttttgtttggttaaatcacttaaatttatttcatatagcagaaattatttttttaaaaatactttagatttaaaaatgtaattttctcaatattaattagaaattaaaaataatctgTCAAAAACTCAATCTCACTCTTAATTTTGGAAGGTCAATTTGGAGAAGACTAATTTGGCAgctaatgaagaagaaattattCAACATCCAATATAGTGAGtatttactatatattattaaatgttatgatatatatatatatatatatatatatatatatatatatatatatatattaaaaaatatatatttcaacaTAGAGCTTAAATCGATAACTACATCTTGAACCTTGAAGGTTTaccaatatatttattttgttattattattttttttaatagaaaatttggCAAGCttgtattttgtattaaaaaaaattgttcaaaatataaatatgttaaataaataaatttaaaaatatatttttaagaatgacataaattaaataatgtgaGGTGTAGACTAGTTGATTTGATCATGAACCCGAAGAAGGTTCACTAATTTGGTCAAAATGTGAACTAAGcccaaatttaattgattggGCACAAGGCCCACAAGTCCCACAATGCCCTTAAAAACTCTATAAACAATGGAGTTCTTctccattttaaatattaataaattcaaacctACTTTAACAACATTTCTCTTTTAAACAAAGTTTTTAACGGAGtatcaaatttgttaaaattattcGATAAATTTAGTCTAAGTAAACAAAAGGTAAAAATTTAGCTTTctttattccttttatttttatttttatttttatttttatttatccaaaATTTCTCCGTTTCAGGATAGGCAAAGGGCAAAGGGAGAATCTCCAATGATAAAggagtataaaaataagacCATTCCTTTCATTTCACATTGTAACTTTGTTCTTCAAGAAACTGGAAACTGCTATGGCTTCACAAGCTTCTTCAGGTATTTATAAACTGCCATCCTCTTTAATTTCCTAAATCCCATGCCATTGATAGGCTTTAGTCTAAGTTTCTTGTTGGATTTTGGAGTTCTTCGACGTTTAGGGTTTGACCTATTTGAAATGACTTTGTAAGTGTTCTGAAAAGCGTTTCAACGGCAAAAAGAGTGTTTCTAAGCACTTGAAAAGTATTAGAAAGAACcctttatcttattttttacttatagATTTCGTTAATTTTGGAAATTGCATAGATAAACAAGCCACAGTGCCTCGAGAAAAGAAAGTGATTGTAAACGGGAAGTCTGGTGGAAAGCTTGTGGGAATACTACATGAAGCTGGATCACTTCACATTGTTATCCTCTGTCATGGATATATGTCATCAAAGGTCTGGCTCTATTGTGCATTCATGTCAAAATTGTTTTTCTATACTTTGTTTCGATTGTCCCTTTGATGTTGTTAAAACTCATTAATTGTTTATGTCATAAGTGCTTCCTTCTTGATCCCGTCAGCTAAACACATTCTACATGCGTTTTCTCACATAACACTTGTATGGGGTTCTTGAACGTGAAAATCTTAGGTTGGAGTTGGGTTTTAATCCTAAATCACTCCCTAACATAGCCTTATttggtgtgagatctcacctcggttggagaggggaaggagaCATTGTTTATATGGGTGAGAtcgaaacatctccctagtagatgcgttttaaaacattgaggggaagcccagaagggaaagcttaaagaggagaatatctgctggcggtgggtttgggttgttatagtcaacgaggacgctgggtctctaagggggtggattgtgagatcccacatcagttggagaagggaacgaagcattctttattagggtgtggaaacttctcctttataagggtgtggaaacctcttcctagcagacgcattttaaaaccttgaggagaaacccagaagggaaaatccaaagaggacaatatctgctagcggtgagcttgggctattacaatcagcgaggacattgggcccccaAGAGGAGTAGATTGTgcgatcccacatcaattggagaggggaacgaagcattctttataagggtgtggaaacctcttcctagcagacgcgttttaaaaccttgaggagaaacccagaagggaaaatccaaagaggacaatatctgctagcggtgagcttgggctattacaatcagcgaggacattgggcccccaAGAGGAGTAGATTGTgcgatcccacatcaattggagaggggaacgaagcattctttataagggtgtggaaacctcttcctagcagacgcgttttaaaaccttgaggagaaacccagaagggaaaatccaaagaggacaatatatgctagtggtaggcttgacTATTACagtcagcgaggacattgagcctccaagggggtggattggatcccacatcagttagagagggaaacgaagcattcaaGGGTGTGAAattttccctagcagacacattttaaaaccttgagaggaaccTCGAAAGTgtaagttcaaagaggacaatatctcctagcagtgggcttagggTCCAAGTCGGAGACAAACATTAATCATTAGAGTTTGTGGGTTTGTTGTTTTCAGGATGATGAAGTTGTGTTGAACCTTGCTGCAGCATTTGATAGAGAAGGAATCAGTTCCTTTCGTTTCGACTTTTCTGGCAATGGGTATGCTTTGTGGAAATGGGTTAGAAACTTGTGTAGATTTTGAACTTGTTTGGTTCCTAACTGGCTCAATCTTTGATTACTTGAACCATCAGAGAAAGTGATGGCTCATTTCAGCTTGGTAACTACGTGGGTGAGGCTGATGAACTGCATGCCATTGTACAATATTTCAACGAAGCAAAACGTTCAGTTTGTGCTATCATTGGGCATAGCAAAGGTCTCCCCTGACCTGACCCCTCACAAAGgctcttcttttttccatttgaatATTACAGATCTTTACTTTGTGAGTTTCAGGAGCTGATGACGTGCTGGTTTATGCTTCCAAGTATAAGGATGTCGGTATCGTTGTCAATGTTTCTGGACGTTTTGATTTGACAACAGGCATCGAGAAAAGCTTGGGAGAAAATTATGAACAAGGAATGGATAAGGAAGGATTTGTTGATGTTAAGGATTCAACAGGTTTGTGTGTTAAAATGGTTGTTAGTTTGATTAGCTGCCacaaatgtttttaatttgaaacatTGATATCATGTTTGTCTgttgtaaatttaaaagataactTGTTTTTTCTTAGGTAAGTGTTATCGAGTGACAGCGGAAAGTTTGATGGAGCGTCTAAATACTAATTTGAGCCAACTGTGTCTTCAAATCGATAAAGAATGCAGGTAAGtttaatccataaatttttaagctTGTGTCTAAATGGACGGTGTAATTATAACgtatttgatttaattcttGCTTGCCTTTTCTACTCTATTGAGTCTTTCAACTAAAAATTCTTGGTACATGACTATTGGGTTTGTATAGTCATTTTTCATGCCGCTATTGAAATAGCTTTTATGGCTATATTTTCGACTACTCCGCTCCTTTCATAAACCTAGTTTCACAACAGCTACCCAATATTCGGAGGTTTCTGTGGGTCTTAGTGTAATGGGTTTGTCTAAAAATATACATACCCATATTTTTCCGtgcattcttttgttttgtaaagAAATCTTATGATCATTATTTAACTTGAAATTCACTATAGAGATATATAGGATATATGTCTTTATGATCATCAGCCaatcatatttgtttttccttGCCACCATATCAATTATATCATATAGAAATGTATAATTCTCATGTTGAAGGAGAAAAATAGCTTAACTAGTGATGAACTTATGATGTTTGTACAGAGTGTTGACAGTCCATGGAACTGAAGATGCAGTAATTCCAGTCAACGATGCTCGAGAGTTCGATAAGATCATTCCTAATCATAAATTACACATTTTAGAAGGAGCTGATCACAACTACACAGCAGAATCACATCAAGTAGAGTTAGCCACAGTGATTTTGAACTTCATCAAGACTAACCTTCAACAGGAGAAAGAGACAGATAAGGTAAACTCTACCGATAAGCCATTGACTTGTAAAAGCTCATCAGCCTCTCATCTTCTGCAGACAGGTGAAGTGATAGATCATACTCAAGATCTTCCACACCCACTTTGGGTTTAATGATGCTGCTagttttttatgaaataaatgcAATGAGCATAACTTTAGTATGAATCATATTTCAACAAGCAAATGTTCTTCACCTTTTAACTCCATGGTGTTTGTTCTTGAGCTCCAAATCTGATCTCCTAATATAGAcgaagtaataataataataataaaaaaaaaaagaacctcCCATCATAGGCATGAATATTGTAATAA carries:
- the LOC111780264 gene encoding uncharacterized protein LOC111780264 codes for the protein MASQASSDKQATVPREKKVIVNGKSGGKLVGILHEAGSLHIVILCHGYMSSKDDEVVLNLAAAFDREGISSFRFDFSGNGESDGSFQLGNYVGEADELHAIVQYFNEAKRSVCAIIGHSKGADDVLVYASKYKDVGIVVNVSGRFDLTTGIEKSLGENYEQGMDKEGFVDVKDSTGKCYRVTAESLMERLNTNLSQLCLQIDKECRVLTVHGTEDAVIPVNDAREFDKIIPNHKLHILEGADHNYTAESHQVELATVILNFIKTNLQQEKETDKVNSTDKPLTCKSSSASHLLQTGEVIDHTQDLPHPLWV
- the LOC111780260 gene encoding putative transcription factor bHLH041 isoform X1, whose amino-acid sequence is MEIAFHLHESHRHSFLQTLMHSFGCTYICLWSYLPQPSKSLISLPLLSLLYFLLGFGHFVLMRFGCFMDMTCSCLRFLDGLCVQEIEVQTCSSSAGSLAQLLFEEYRQLEFSVEDGLVPGLAHKHNDPCLKLEDSQLQTYASADIQRQFYLAARIQASIFLGSINGEIELGFSNVSQVDMQMIINNLLPGDVVGPKIPLELPQPATKLKLIPSPSLSPIPNPNPNPNPNQLSSSTSSLRSQSMDSPAECSSLLLNAIQTTPHITEPFTADIPILPSQHQHSMDSIFAQARNLQFPTPEALDEAMTRTILAVLSSPAGSSSSSMHKTLEGMITPSYHLNVKASAFKKYARVLTPTTARLNQNMSTRQSLLKRSLAFMRNLNLMRLRERMPTTSRPTSSQLHHVISERRRREKLNDSFQALKSLLPPGTKKDKGSVLTTTREYMSSLKAQVAELSRRNQQLEAQLLQSAKEEETSVFPQEERFRVGISQVSESTSEGQIIDLHITTRGESPLTDMVIGVLEFLKPLNNVRVVSMEGNTQLTPSSSTNHLNLRLIIEENEWDESAFREAVERVVSDLAR
- the LOC111780260 gene encoding putative transcription factor bHLH041 isoform X2; amino-acid sequence: MEIAFHLHESHRHSFLQTLMHSFGCTYICLWSYLPQPSNCLRFLDGLCVQEIEVQTCSSSAGSLAQLLFEEYRQLEFSVEDGLVPGLAHKHNDPCLKLEDSQLQTYASADIQRQFYLAARIQASIFLGSINGEIELGFSNVSQVDMQMIINNLLPGDVVGPKIPLELPQPATKLKLIPSPSLSPIPNPNPNPNPNQLSSSTSSLRSQSMDSPAECSSLLLNAIQTTPHITEPFTADIPILPSQHQHSMDSIFAQARNLQFPTPEALDEAMTRTILAVLSSPAGSSSSSMHKTLEGMITPSYHLNVKASAFKKYARVLTPTTARLNQNMSTRQSLLKRSLAFMRNLNLMRLRERMPTTSRPTSSQLHHVISERRRREKLNDSFQALKSLLPPGTKKDKGSVLTTTREYMSSLKAQVAELSRRNQQLEAQLLQSAKEEETSVFPQEERFRVGISQVSESTSEGQIIDLHITTRGESPLTDMVIGVLEFLKPLNNVRVVSMEGNTQLTPSSSTNHLNLRLIIEENEWDESAFREAVERVVSDLAR